From the Stigmatopora argus isolate UIUO_Sarg chromosome 12, RoL_Sarg_1.0, whole genome shotgun sequence genome, the window tAGGATCTTGTGAATTACAAGAACAATGAATTATCACAGTAAATCCTGCCATTCAAATGGACTGGCGATCTAGCCAATTAGGAGAtaaaatatatatcatttatACAAGTATGCAAATGACTAAAATGGTGTTTTACTCAAGCACATTTGCATGCGAGTGTGTAGTGGCAGAACGAGGAAGGTTGTGAAAGCTCAAATTCTAACATTTGGTGGGCTAAAATAGTGTCCATTCCCTATAAAATAATGgcttttatttacatatataagACTTAGAGCTATGGTTACTATATGATTGATAAATATCTGTGaaaactgaattgaaaaaaaaaaacacttcactGCAACTTAATAAGTCCTTTATTTGCAATGTTCCTCGTCTTTCCAGTTTCCGATGCAAAAGAagccatcattttttaaataaagaaagcaaaaaatatatttacaaaattcCAATAAAACTAATAATCAAAGGATTATCTAAAGCACCTCTCTGCATCCGGACAACTGCATTATCTCAAAAAtaaccaccaaaaaaaaaaaaaaggaaaaagaaaagatttcATTAGTATATATTTACAGAATGCTCCAGAAAGGAGTTTCCCACTTAATGTAGAAAAAGGCTTCtggatattttctgtttttacttTATATAATTCATCAAGTCAATTTCTGTAGATTTCAAGTTTTACTGGCGATTGGGTGGTGAAGAGTCCCTCTGCAGCGGAAGGAAAACAAAGACCAAGAGTCAGTCGGTGCAATGACGAGGAAGCATTGAGATCACACCGGCCGCGCGTGTCCGTCTTTCTTCTTAAAATcccgggaagaaaaaaagtgacaatcATCCCACAGATCTGCCAGAAAACAGCTCATCGGTCTGGCGAAATTGTGTGGTCACCTACGGAAATACGGGATcgggggctttttttttttcgcattCTGCTGAAGGacttttcaagttttttttttgtgtgtgaggaGAGCAGATTGTTGGCTGGGGAACAATGAAGAAGGGGAGGAGGGAAATGATTGTTTACCGAGTCCATCactccaaaaaaagaagacgaaAAAAGATATTTATCCTCATTGAGGATTTTTGATTTGGAGTCTGCCTTTCCGGCAAGATCGTCCCTTGAAACTCTACTGCCGCCTCCTCCTGCTAGTCGCCAGCAGACGACAGCAGCGTTCAGTCCTTATTGCACTCCTCTTCGGGCGATCGCAGCCAAGTGAAGAAGGTGGTGACTGACTTGAGGGCCACGCCTTTGCCGTTCTGCTCCGCCGGATCTTTGCTTGACTCCCACTTGTTGAAGACACTCTCGCTGATGACGTCAGCGTCGTACAGATAGTCGAAGAACGTGCGTAGTAGGTCTGCGTAGTCAAAATATTCAAAAGGGACATTGTTATCTGAGAAGTTAGAGCCATTTtatccatttgaatgtttttgttgatatgttcattaatttatgattttattattccttcacaaatatatatgtagtgtatgtaagaaaaaaaaagtgattaatgatcattttaaaatactgaGACATTGCATCCACAATGTGGACAAATTTTGGGTCATATAAGCTATACTTACACACCAAATGTTAGACAccggagttttttttctttaagtggTTAAAATATTCAGTAATGAAATGTTTATGGAACAATCAACGAATTTAACATCGTGATTTCATGTTTTAACTCACTACGTTGTAATTGATAGTCATCACTCCGATAAATGAACCAACAAAATATTAAAGAATTCCATTTGAGGAAACGCCTAAAGGTGTGCTCGggtctataaaaataaaaaaaaacaaggcgaaCAGTAGAGGATcaagaaatatatattaaaataaataacatagaaccacgatttaaaaaaaaaaaaaaaaaaattgaatttatgcTCCCgtgaactcatttgctgccacggACTGTGAGTGACACCCACAGCATTTTGATGATGCGCAGGTCAAAGGGATTGGATACCTTCGCATTACCATCCATGCCAGCGAATGAGTTAAAAGGCAAATGCATCTCAGTTTGAACATTGGCACTCACACGCAGGATGCTCCATTTGCACCATGAGTGCCTGCAGGGCGTAGAGCGCCTCCAGCTCCTTCTGGTCGTCGCTCACGTAGTGCTTCAGCAGGGAGACTCGGCTAAGGATCAGGGGCCCGGCCACCTTGTGCGGGTCAGCTGGAAGGCAGAGACCATTGTAAAAGACACCACTTCCCAAATGAAGAAAATCTTGTCCGTGGAAGTCTCACCTGTGATGGCCAACTGGCACACGGCAGTCATGAGCGCACGTATGAACGGGCTGGACGACCTCTGCTGCACATCCAGATTGGCCTAATGACAAAAAGAGACAAAGATTCAGGTTGGGGATGACATGACAGAGATATTACTGAGTGTCAAATTTGCCCTGAATAGCTTGAAAGGgttattatataaataaaaaataaaatgtgactgCACACCTCCACCCAGTCTTTGATGCGCTGGTCGCTAGCCTCATCGCGGAGGAGGCGCTCCAGTTCTTGCCTGAGCTCATTTCCGCTCAGTGCTTTCTTGGTGTGCTCCTTGGACTGACCCTCTCCAGTTGTGAACTCCACTTTCTGATAGAGTAAAAACAAGAGAGCTCACAATTGGGCTTGTGACAAACACAGCAGAGAAGGAACGCTGCATTTGCAGGCGCAATAGCTGATAGGTGCGGGCCCTGGctgtaaagcaagggtgtccagactcgggttggttcgcgggccgctttaacgtcaactcgatttcatgtgggccggaccattttagatataatatttagattttttttaaataaatggattaaatgaattggattaaagtctctgaatattcagtttttatagatctaaaacaatgtttattttggcttttttaaaatatatttttaggttttacaaaatgatttttgaactaaaaactagaaaatatggattaaagaaatagcaattatcgatttaaaagggggaaaatcaggaaatttaatatacatctatacacttcattttaatttgatcctaaaagagaaagttggcactcattatttactttgcggggacacacaaaatgatgcggcgggccagttttggcccccgggctgccactttgacacctgtgctgtaaAGTGTTGTGAGGATAGCCGTCTTGCATGGGTGATGCTTAAAGGagtataactagtggttatggtTCGCATGACGTGTAGAAAGTCAAGTCGACAGCGTTGCAGCATTTCCTTGTTATGTTTATTTGCTATGACACATTTgatgtttcataacttggaacaATAATTCATATATAGTAGCAGTTCGTAAACTGAAAAAttagaagtaccactgtaatgcTTCAGATATATTTTATTCAGGAATATTTTAGGagtagtaattttttttctccatatttaTATAAAACTATACCCACAGAAAAGACAATACTTCACCTGCTCAGTGACAAACTTGTTGACGTCATCATCCTTGGGCAGGAAGTCGGTCCAGTTCAAACCCGCCTCTTGCCACAGGGCCCCGACCTTACTGTGAGTCTAGTGCagagacgggaaaaaaaactcatcaaATCAGTGACATGTCCTCTTCACAatactacatatatacacaataaAAAACACTTAACACACCATTCCTTTGCAAAGCAAGTGGAGGATTTGCACCAGTAGTACGCCGGCCTTCCCCTGTGGTAGGAGAGGCTTTGCGATCTCCCTGGagacaaataagacacaattaaGGTTTGTGCTATACACTTGATTGGATGGATATCATCCTTTTAAAGGGACCGACAACATTATATGCACCTGAGTGGATAGAATCTTGGTTAACAAattgaagaaagaaagaaaaaattcaCTTATGTTATTCATATTAGTGAAGAACAACAGAAATAAAAGCCGGCATGTACAGGGAATCGCCACACTTAATGTGGGTAGGAATTCAATGCTGATTGTCTACCTGTGACTGAGTCTAACATTATCTATGTGCGTGGATATAACAGACATCACAAAATGGCGGATCtcagaagtgattttttttttgttttaagggGATATTATTGATACTCTGTGGAtgcattttggctcagctcacCTGAAGAGCGCCCCCATAGGGATGCCACCCTCTAGGAGCATGGGGGTAATGATTTCAGCCAAGTAGAGCCAGATGTGGGGAATGTCTATGGCCATGTCATCAGCGACCTCCAGGATCTGTGAGAGCCTGCCACAGCACAAGCAAGTCAGATCTCATCTTCATTCCTGAAATGTGCGGTGCCTCACCCTTTGAAATACTGCGGAATAGGCAAGGCTCCAGCCATGGTAAGTTTAGGCAGCAGCGTGCCAATGAGGTCACGCGCTTTGCTGGTGCGTTCCAGTGTGGACTCCAGGCCCCTCCGCACAAACACGTAGAGTAACGCACTGCTGCTTTTCAGCTCTTCCACGCACCGGGTTGCCTCCTagagtggaggaggaggaggagggtttTGAGATGTTGCCACTGTGCAAGTTTGCCCTGTCGGAATGGTTTTGGTACATTAAAATCGTTGATGTGGAGAAACTCGTCAATGATGGCCGTGGATTTCTTCTCCATCGCCTCTTCTGACATTGCTGGTTCGGGAAGTGAAGGAGGAGGTGCGGGGGCACTCTCGCGCTTGGCTgcaagtggggaaaaaataaaaatggcaacGTTTGAATCAACGTTTCATTTGCGGCCGCTTTGAAATATAATCacaaaatgaacattatcattttCAATTCGAAATGATCAAATCGTTTGGAATGTTTTCAACAGCAATTGTGACATGCAGGccaaaaacaccccaaaattgTTGCAACTTGTACATGGCAGTAACCATGCATCTCAAGCGTATGGGATGTTTTTACCTGGGAGCTCTTTGCTTGGACCTCTGTCCCGGCTTCCCCTGTCTGTGCTGCCGCGGTCTCTGCTGCCGCGATCTCTGCTACCACGATCTCTGCTGCCGCGATCTCTGCTGCCCCGGTCGCGGCTGTCCGTCATGCTGGCCACACGCCGCATGGGCTCAGCAGAGGGCCGGTTATCACCACCTCTCCCGCCGCGCTCCTCAGTTTCTCTGCTAAAGCTCCGCTTGGTGTTTTGGGTCCGGCTGCTCCGGTCGTCACGGTCGAAACGCTCACGGTCTCGATCCGCCCGCTCCCTATCGCCGCCTCGTTCGCGGCTGGAGCTAGACCTGCCGATTTGGATGTGGTGTGTGAAAAGCAGTGATGAGCTGAAGGCTTTTGGAAGGGACTGAACATGATGTCAAAGCAGAACTCAGAAAACTGCCAACCTTTGAGAAGATCTACGATCAGAGTCGGAGGATAAGGAGCCGGACTGCTGGAGGGCACCGAAGCGATTGTTGCTGGTGGTAGGGCGAGAGTCTAAAAGAGAAGGACAATTTTAaacctttatagggcaagtcaCTGTTCTGGGTAATTTACAGAGACTGCACAATCGAAGCCAAAGTATGAGATTGAACAAAAGAACTTTTACCCTGGTCTGCTGTTGCAGTTTTGACACCCATTCCTCCGCTACTGCCTTTGCCCCAACTTTTGCCAGAAGGAGCCAACCGCTGATTGTTGAGGTCCAGATTGTCGTGCTAAATAGAATGCACATCACATGGGGTTGAGGGATTGAAAAAGCTGACTAGAAAGAGCCCCAGCGACGATAAACGATCAAGAGATCGACTCTCCAGCCGTACCTTAGAGAGTTTGAGTCGGGAAGAGTCGTAGAATCTCTTTGAGATGGGCACCGTGTTCCAGCCCTCATCCTGGGGCTGGCTGCCCCGGCCCCCTCCCGATGCGTGAGGTCCTCGGCCGCCCATTCCTCCTCCCATCCTGCCTCCTCCTGTGTCCTTTTTAGACATGAGCTGCTGCTGGACTTTGATGTGCTCCCTGTGCTCTTCCATCTCCGCATCCTTGTGGATCTGGTCAATGGTTTTAGGACCCTGATCTCCTCTACGGGGCACCCAGTTGCACTGGGGCACAGATGAAAGACAAAGTTATAGTGGGGACGcccccttccctccctcccctcCGATGGACTGAAGGTTTACCTTTTTGAGGTCCAAGACATCTTGAAGCATGAAGCGGATTCGGGATGACGTTTTTCTCTCATTGATGATCTTTTCCATTTGAGTAAAATACTGGTCCATACGAGGCTAGTtgggataaaagataaacatttgTATTATGGCAATACCCAactacaaactaaaaaaaaaaacagaagacatATGTATGCCTCTATATTTTTAATCCCCCTTTCTCCGGTGATTTAATTATACAAGTCTAATTTAAGCCATGTACTGAAATATTtacaataaatgtaatttaatttaaacAGTTATTTTAAAGAATTCTTTTATTTAAAGTACCCTTTCCAAGTCAATTCAGGTTGGTTAAATAGAATATCATTTCCTTCgctttttaaagttcatttgtCACTAAATCATGTGTTTCAATAATGTTAAATGAAGTTTTTATCATAAGCAAATTTTAcaataatgaatgaaatgtacgtatttaataaaataatttaaaagcaATATATATTGCATTTCTgaatacagaaaaaatatataatatgtatttcATACTTGAAGGGCATCCCCATAAACATCAATAAATTCTATTGATTTCAAACCTTGGCTTTTTCAAAGTCCAGGTCTTTGCCAATAGTGGAGAGAAGCCTGCAAAGACACTCCAAAGACTCTTCATCATGATTCTTCAGTAGTTTCAACACACAGTCGTGCATGATGGCTTCCGTCAGCATCTTCAGCTTAAAGAGCTCGCCGATGAACTTGATGTTGCCCAGCGAGCGGCGCCTAGCCTTGTCTCGGGCTTCCTCCAGCTCAATGCGCATGCGTTCACGCTCTTCACCCTGCGAGGTACCCCGGGTGTGCAAGGTTGATCAAAGGTTGCGTGGTGAAGGAAACAGCAGAGGATGCGGTCAAAGTAACTTACTTCTTTGGCAGCCTCCATCTCCTTTTGCTTTTTATCCAAGAACTCGTCATCGTCCTGGTCTTTCTCAAACTCTTTCTGACAGCGGTTGAGCAGCAGTTTGCGGAAGGTCACAATGTATCCAGGTTTTTCCGTGGTGGGGACTTTCAACTGAAGACAAAAGAAGTGCCATTGACTTTCTACAGCTACATTAAATGAGCAAAATTAATGTGCTAAAATAAAGACAATTGTGCATAGAGTGGAGCAATGGTTACAATCCCATCAAGTGATCAGGAATCTGAAAGGCATCACGCGATTATTtagaattattcattttttaagtattaactcttTAGCTGTTATTGATGGCGAgagacgtcccatccattttgactgggtaaCTCCTATCACATTTGGAGAATAACTTGATTGATTATTTAAGTTTATTCAGGTAAAATAACAGAATTAAAGATGTCTGCACAgctgatttagaaaaaaaattgattttggttGTTGTAgttggctttttttaattttacctcttcaaatttacatttttatttattaatgttgatatagctttgttcaaatttggGGGGGCATTGGAATATGCCGATCAGACATTTTTGGGTTAGCAGTGAACAATCAccagcacaaaaaaataaagataatcaGTGGTTCAGTGTGGTTTGGGGGagaaaaatatcattaaatagggcagaaagataaaaaatatgtgaaggactggattaaaagaaactAAACGGGGAATGTGACGGCCAGAAATAGGTAGAGGAAGAGCTTATTTTGACAAACGGAATGGTCATGGAATcgtgactttttttctctttacacTCATTTGCCACCATAGAGCGAtagaaacgtccaatccatttttgagTTAGTGGGTAAAGTTAACTTGATGTCCTTGTGTTTGACTGTGCAAACAATAGAGAGAAGGAAAAGGAGAAATCAAGAAGACAGAGTATGTTTTTAATAATTTGAGGCCTTTGGCTCCATCTTGTGCTATTTAGCTGCTAGCTGAGAATAAGTGCCACGGGAAAGTCAGGCAATAAGATATCGTGCAAACATAAGATTGATTTACTTGGGAATATGGCACCAAAAAAACCCCTGAGAAACTTCCCCAGCTGCAACTTACCCCAGCAAGGGAGCGGCACATGTTGGCATAGGCTACGGAAAAGCTGGGCTCCAAGATGGCTTTCTCGAAGATGAGGTCGATGGCGCCTTTCAGTCTCTCTTCCGTGTCTATGCTCATCTCCTTCACCTGATTCATCAGATCCTGGAACTTCTGTGGCGTGAGTTTGTTGAGGATACTGCGCAATCGCTTCAAGATTTCTTGTGTCATGGCTTGCTCGGGGGTAAGGTCTTCCTCATTTGGTGCAGTCACGTCTTCCTCGCCTCGGCCTTTGGTGGCTTTTCTCGTCGAGGGCTTCCAGGCATTCTCTGCCTTGTTGAGCTGCACTTCGTCACTGAGCGACAAGCTGGTGATGATTTTGCGGTGCTCCTTCCGCGGACCCTGCTGGGATCGCCGTGGTCCGGGGACCTAAACAAGTAGAGCAGACACCGGATTACGACCACAGCTAATTGGTagtttgattatttttgatTGAATTAGAAATCagatcaaaaactttttttaaaatgtccccCTCCTTAAAAGTTGGATATTTAAAATTAGCtgtgcaaaaaaatggattaaattccatttattaagaagaaaaatgttaatccttgttTGACATCAAATTGAAGCAATTAGTTGAAAATTTCCTATTTTGTTTAAGGCATTCAGTCTGCTTATACAGAGAAAcagaaatctgaaaatatttactGTGCTCGAGTTGTACAACTGACGAACGTCTCTACATAGAAAAAAACTCAGGTCACAAAAAGCCACAATGAGAAAATTTTGTCTTAAGATACAAATGAAATTCCAAgtttcaaaatgcaaaatctAAACAATGCGAAAATTTTGTCTTAAGATACAAACGAaattccaagttacgaaatgcaaaatctaaaaaattcaaacatcctgtattttattttgaaattgctgcAATATCATTCCTCTCCCAATACTCTTTAGGCCTCCGACTGGTTGGAAGGGAGCTACGGCATGATGCCGGACCTGAGGTTAGCGCACAGTAGGCGGACGCAACCGGGAGTATGAGTGTGACAGTAGCCTTTTAAAAGCATCTGCTTCATTTGTTTCTGCTTGCATCATACCTGTAATGTTtagctaaaaataaatttaaaaaaaacttaaaaagacTTACTGGTCCACGCATGCTTCCCACTGATCTGCTGCCCATGTTCTCCACATACGAAGGGGTAAAATCTGTCCTTACATTCATCAATCGGCCTGGGTCCGCAGGGCGCAGTGGAGTCTTGTTTACCTGTAATGAAACAGTATTTTTCCCTACTTCCTTCCAAGTATGTGCCAATGGACCATGTTTAATACTAAACCTGATTATCTATAAAATTGATGGTCTGGTTTATTGATTAGGCCGAACTTGTTCAGGCATATTCCGCCTGGTGTTGTTCAGAATTCACTGGAATGCACCCACCTTGTCCAGGACCACATCGTCGATAGAAGGCAGTCCTTCCGGTTTGTTCATGCTGGCACTGATGAACTGGAAGCCCAGTAGGAATTTTCGGTCATAGCGTTTCTTTTCTTCGGGGTTTATGGGCTTCCATTGCTCTGTGAGATAAAGACAGACTTAATGGGGTGTAGAGAAAACGCTATATAAATATGTTGTGTCTTGTCACCACAAAGAAAGGaatgcaaaataataataaaaaacaagtcTAAATATTGATCTTTTAATATAGATATTGAGGTGGGGGTGGTGCACCGAATCAAGTTGACAACGCAGATATATTTGTGAGAATGAAGAGgatttacagcaggggtgtcggactcgggttggtccacgggtcgtgttaacgtcaactcgatttcatgtgggccggatcattttagatatacttACACTTAaacttataaatggattaaaagaactggattaaaagccctgaatattcatttttttatagatctaaaacaatgtttattttagccttctttatatatttttagatttaacaaaatgatttttgcactaaaaacacagaaaaaatggattaaaaaattacaattattgatttaaaaggggaaaatcaggaaatgtaatatacatctatactcttcattttaattagatcctaaaacagaaagtcggcactcatgatttactttcccgggccacacaaaatgatgcggtggggcagatttggcccccgggtgcggccactttgacacgtgatttacaGTATTGCGCTTCATAATTACTGTTCTAAGCAACAACGCCACTCTTTGCTTGTATAATTAAGTCATAAAACTACATACCTTCCTTGTACTGATATTTCTTGTCAGCTGACTCAGATTTTGTCTCCGGTTCTGCATTCTGCTTGTCCTCTTTCTCCTCCCAGGTTTCATCTACGACCTCAGCGGAAGGTTCAGCTGGAGCCACGACAATAGGTTCCGCTGGAGTAGCTGAGGGTTCCGGGGCAGGCTTGGCAACCTGCTCCTGGGGTGaacccccacccaaaaaaaagaatcctAAATGGGTCTTCCCGAAACTCCCAATTTTTGAATCACAGCCATCCCCAAAAATGTTATAATTTCATTCTTGATGCTGTGAATCCTTTTGCTCTACATTCTACGGATACAAACCTCTGTGAAGGCATCGAGGAGGTCGCCGATGGCCTCTTTTTTGTTGATTTCCTTCATATTCCTCCTCTTCTTTGGCACAGATGTAGCAGCTTTAAGAGGTGGAGATCATGTTAATCTGCTATTTTTAACACGACTGCAATACTAGCAAGTAGCTGGACATATATTCACATGTGAAGGAAATATAAACAAAATGTGCAGCTACAAATTCTCTGCCCCTCTGTCACTTAAAGAGAAACTAAACTGCTCCTTCAGAAATAATAGACATTAgatgataaaaaaacattttttaccttGCATAGCGGATTCCTCAACAGGACAATTGACAGCGATGGGAGCAGGAGAAACGTCCTCACTTTTTGCCACCTTGACTACTTCCTCCTTTTTCTCTTCCACCGCCACCACCTCTGCCTCCTTGACCTCTAATTCTTCCACCACTGGCACTGTAGTTTTAGCCGCAGGTGTGGATTCCTGAGATTGAGAAATATCTGGCTGATCACAGGGTGTAGTGTCTTCCTCGGCGAGTTCTTCCACGTCCTGAGGAAGGCCATTGGGGAGAGGAGATTCGGGCTCTTGCGGCGCAACTGAAAGCTGAGGCAGTTCAGGTATCACTTTTGGAGGCATTTCCTCTGGCTTTGTAGGAACAGGGTTTACTGCTTGTGCAACTTCAGCAACAGGCTCTGCCAATGCGATTTCTGTGGGCCCTTCCTTTTCTTTCATCACCTGCACCTCCTCCCCTTGTTGCTTTTCTGGCATCTTCTTGCACGGATCTGGGGAAGCCTGTGCTTTCTCCTCTTGTGCCGTCGGAGGCGAGGGGCATACGGGAGCATCTACCGTGTCGCTGACCTGAGAGTCAACTACTTCAACCTCAGTTGAGGAGGAGGCCATCACAGCAGGAGGAATGAGAGCGGGATCAGGCTGGTCGTCTGCCATTTGCACGGGTGCCTCGAGAGCCGGGACAGGGTCCGGGGACTCCAATTCTTCTTCAGCTGCCACGTTCTGGGTATCCACTTCTGGTGTGGCCTCAAACGTGGACTCAGAGCTTGTGGTTGATAGAGGTGGGGGGGTCTCGACACTGGCAACATGCTCTACATTATCATCTACATAGGTATGGGGCATAAAGAATATTGTGAAACATTTGTTACGCATTGTTCAGATCTGCAAAAAGGCCACCGACCTCGTCTTGTGGGGTCCGTAGCAGGTGGAATGACCTCACCATTAGTCTGTGCAGATACGCCTTCCGTGATGTTGGCCTACAATCAAGAATGACCATTGAAATGCTCGAAATAATACAACCAATCATAtattaaaatacacacaataCATCTGACATTTGGAAATTGTATGTTGTCAACTAAGTGTTAGTAGTCGTAGTTTATACATTTTGGATGCCTTTGTGACTAATCCATGATTATGACAttccttagattttttttgcttttatgaatacaaattgattttttctaTCACAATGACCACCAAGAACATTCAATTGGATAAGATGGAAATccatggaaataaataaattatgaatACTCTTTTACCCACAACCAATGTGagatttgtcatgtttttttacatGCTTGTCGTGGTTACTTCACTAGTATAAGTACTAGTCTTGATTTCCAGCGGCTTTGTAAGTAACAGAAGAATAGAACACGCAACAGATGAAAATCAGATCCCCaagtagttcaaaaatcattttgtaaaatctaaaaatatatataaaaagctaaaataaacattgtttaaaaactgaatattcaggacttttaatccagttctttgaatcaatttattaaaaaaatctaaatattatatctaaaatggacaggcctacgtgaaatcaagttgacgttaaagcggcccgcgaaccaactcgagtctgacacccttgacctagaACATTTAATAGAACAAACAATCTGTTtccaatgtttcattttttgtaGAAATGTATTCACACCAGAAGCATTCCCTTGTTTGATACTCAAAATTAGGTGTCTTCCCTCGGACGCAAAGTATGCCATTGTGACATTCTTAATTCCTTTGCCTTGGCTCTTGGTCACTAACCCaagcaaacacaaaaatagTACTTCTAAAATGTGTTGTCTTTTGGGGTTTCAGCTACACACAGAACTCCCATGAAATGCTCCTAAATGTAATGACTGATTCTTACCTGCGGTGGAGTTGGTGTAGAAGTGGACCTTCCGCCAGACATAATTTCCTCTGTGATATCTCGGCCACCCCGATTAGGGTCTCGTATTGTGATCTATTGTTAAGAAAGGGTAAAATATTGGTAAGGTTTCTACACCCCGTTGATTGAAATGTTCTAAACATTCTGGCACTAGTGATCAATAGCAATTGACTgccattgtttaatttttttaaattcatatgcTTTCCTTaagccatttttaaaattaacttgattttttgTGCAAATTTTTCCATAACCTTTTAAGGATTTAGGAAATACATGCTCAATCCCTATATGTTTCCCAGATTTTTTTCACAACTGTAGTAATTTTAGAGGTAAACGGAGAACGTTCCACATTGAGCAAACAATGCACTTTGTCCATTCCATTCAGTTAGTGACCTCAGAAAAGAGGTCCGCTGCTCTTTTGTTGCGACACACTACCGGTTTACGGTCCCTCTTTGGTGGGCCTTGTGGCGGCGCTGGCGGTTGCTGGGGAGGGGGTGCTGGTTGCTGTTGCTGGGGAGGGTTGATCATGACCGGTGCAGACTGGACAGACGGCGTGTATGGCGACTGACCCGTATAGAACGCTCCTGCTGTAAAGTGGAATttcagaaaaacaaagaaaagattgaacaaaatgaaatgagaaatagtgtaggtttttttaagattagAGCTAGGCAGACCACTGTGGGGTCATTGTGGGTGTCAGTTCTTTACTAAAGGCTATGGTGACA encodes:
- the eif4g1a gene encoding eukaryotic translation initiation factor 4 gamma 1a isoform X2, which codes for MNKPPQPITGPPSVPNPAPSPGLTQATYGPGPPQSLVFATPPPQMNSAPQPRQFAAGPRTLHQQGGYRALQGYYSNRPALATSAPRVQTSSGPRAVGPTHVYPAGSQMMMIPQQQLSFASSPQGYFLPPGQYRAPYMPPTQQYPVTSGTAAYYAGTSPAEYPGFEPSLAARERRGGGGRGGGRENGRLSLHGAPLTSQRYPAGAFYTGQSPYTPSVQSAPVMINPPQQQQPAPPPQQPPAPPQGPPKRDRKPITIRDPNRGGRDITEEIMSGGRSTSTPTPPQANITEGVSAQTNGEVIPPATDPTRRDDNVEHVASVETPPPLSTTSSESTFEATPEVDTQNVAAEEELESPDPVPALEAPVQMADDQPDPALIPPAVMASSSTEVEVVDSQVSDTVDAPVCPSPPTAQEEKAQASPDPCKKMPEKQQGEEVQVMKEKEGPTEIALAEPVAEVAQAVNPVPTKPEEMPPKVIPELPQLSVAPQEPESPLPNGLPQDVEELAEEDTTPCDQPDISQSQESTPAAKTTVPVVEELEVKEAEVVAVEEKKEEVVKVAKSEDVSPAPIAVNCPVEESAMQAATSVPKKRRNMKEINKKEAIGDLLDAFTEVAKPAPEPSATPAEPIVVAPAEPSAEVVDETWEEKEDKQNAEPETKSESADKKYQYKEEQWKPINPEEKKRYDRKFLLGFQFISASMNKPEGLPSIDDVVLDKVNKTPLRPADPGRLMNVRTDFTPSYVENMGSRSVGSMRGPVPGPRRSQQGPRKEHRKIITSLSLSDEVQLNKAENAWKPSTRKATKGRGEEDVTAPNEEDLTPEQAMTQEILKRLRSILNKLTPQKFQDLMNQVKEMSIDTEERLKGAIDLIFEKAILEPSFSVAYANMCRSLAGLKVPTTEKPGYIVTFRKLLLNRCQKEFEKDQDDDEFLDKKQKEMEAAKEGEERERMRIELEEARDKARRRSLGNIKFIGELFKLKMLTEAIMHDCVLKLLKNHDEESLECLCRLLSTIGKDLDFEKAKPRMDQYFTQMEKIINERKTSSRIRFMLQDVLDLKKCNWVPRRGDQGPKTIDQIHKDAEMEEHREHIKVQQQLMSKKDTGGGRMGGGMGGRGPHASGGGRGSQPQDEGWNTVPISKRFYDSSRLKLSKHDNLDLNNQRLAPSGKSWGKGSSGGMGVKTATADQDSRPTTSNNRFGALQQSGSLSSDSDRRSSQRSSSSRERGGDRERADRDRERFDRDDRSSRTQNTKRSFSRETEERGGRGGDNRPSAEPMRRVASMTDSRDRGSRDRGSRDRGSRDRGSRDRGSTDRGSRDRGPSKELPAKRESAPAPPPSLPEPAMSEEAMEKKSTAIIDEFLHINDFNEATRCVEELKSSSALLYVFVRRGLESTLERTSKARDLIGTLLPKLTMAGALPIPQYFKGLSQILEVADDMAIDIPHIWLYLAEIITPMLLEGGIPMGALFREIAKPLLPQGKAGVLLVQILHLLCKGMTHSKVGALWQEAGLNWTDFLPKDDDVNKFVTEQKVEFTTGEGQSKEHTKKALSGNELRQELERLLRDEASDQRIKDWVEANLDVQQRSSSPFIRALMTAVCQLAITADPHKVAGPLILSRVSLLKHYVSDDQKELEALYALQALMVQMEHPAYLLRTFFDYLYDADVISESVFNKWESSKDPAEQNGKGVALKSVTTFFTWLRSPEEECNKD